One Streptomyces coeruleorubidus DNA segment encodes these proteins:
- a CDS encoding 8-oxoguanine deaminase, producing MAAAQRIVIENGAIATVDADDTEYASGHVVLAGNRIESVGAGKAPEGLENVAHRIDASGHLVTPGLINTHHHFYQWITRGLATDHNLFDWLVALYPVWARIDEPMVRAAAQGSLAMMARGGVTTAMDHHYVFPHGSGDLSDAIIGAARDMGVRFTLARGSMDRSEKDGGLPPDFAVETLDGALAATEETVRQHHDSSFDAMTQVAVAPCSPFSVSTELLRDGAQLARRLGVRLHTHGSETVEEEKFCHELFGMGPTDYFESTGWLGEDVWMAHCVHMNDSDIAAFARTRTGVAHCPSSNARLAAGIARVPDMLAAGVPVGLGVDGTASNESGELHTELRNALLINRLGAHKEAALNARQALRLGTYGGAQVLGRAAETGSLEPGKLADLVLWKLDTLAHASIADPVTALVFGAAAPVTASFVNGRQIVEDGRLLTVDEDAIARSTRDEARRLARIAAQG from the coding sequence ATGGCAGCAGCCCAGCGCATCGTCATCGAGAACGGTGCGATCGCGACCGTCGACGCCGACGACACCGAGTACGCCTCCGGGCACGTCGTCCTCGCCGGCAACCGCATCGAGTCGGTCGGCGCGGGCAAGGCCCCCGAGGGCCTGGAGAACGTCGCACACCGTATCGACGCCTCCGGGCACCTCGTCACTCCCGGACTGATCAACACCCACCACCACTTCTACCAGTGGATCACCCGGGGCCTGGCCACGGACCACAACCTCTTCGACTGGCTGGTCGCGCTGTACCCGGTCTGGGCGCGCATCGACGAGCCGATGGTGCGCGCGGCGGCCCAGGGCTCGCTCGCGATGATGGCCCGCGGCGGCGTCACCACCGCCATGGACCACCACTACGTCTTCCCGCACGGCTCCGGCGACCTGTCCGACGCGATCATCGGCGCCGCCCGCGACATGGGCGTCCGCTTCACCCTCGCCCGCGGCTCCATGGACCGCAGCGAGAAGGACGGCGGCCTGCCCCCGGACTTCGCCGTCGAGACCCTCGACGGCGCGCTGGCCGCCACCGAGGAGACCGTCCGGCAGCACCACGACTCCTCCTTCGACGCCATGACCCAGGTCGCCGTCGCGCCCTGCTCGCCCTTCTCCGTCTCCACCGAACTGCTGCGGGACGGCGCGCAGCTCGCCCGCCGCCTCGGCGTACGGCTCCACACCCACGGTTCGGAGACCGTGGAGGAGGAGAAGTTCTGCCACGAACTGTTCGGCATGGGACCGACCGACTACTTCGAGTCCACCGGCTGGCTCGGCGAGGACGTGTGGATGGCGCACTGCGTCCACATGAACGACTCCGACATCGCCGCCTTCGCCCGCACGAGGACCGGCGTCGCGCACTGCCCGTCGTCCAACGCCCGGCTCGCGGCCGGTATCGCCCGTGTCCCCGACATGCTCGCGGCCGGCGTCCCGGTCGGCCTCGGCGTCGACGGCACCGCGTCCAACGAGTCCGGCGAACTCCACACCGAGCTGCGCAACGCCCTCCTCATCAACCGCCTCGGCGCGCACAAGGAGGCCGCCCTGAACGCCCGCCAGGCGCTGCGCCTCGGCACCTACGGCGGCGCCCAGGTGCTGGGCCGGGCGGCGGAGACCGGCTCGCTGGAGCCGGGCAAGCTCGCCGACCTGGTCCTGTGGAAGCTGGACACGCTCGCCCACGCCTCCATCGCCGACCCGGTGACGGCCCTGGTCTTCGGCGCGGCGGCCCCGGTCACCGCCTCCTTCGTGAACGGCCGGCAGATCGTCGAGGACGGGCGGCTGCTCACGGTCGACGAGGACGCCATCGCCCGCTCCACGCGGGACGAGGCCCGGCGGCTGGCGAGGATCGCCGCGCAGGGCTGA
- a CDS encoding nucleobase:cation symporter-2 family protein: protein MADHPVDEKLPALKMATTGLQHVAAMYAGVVAPPLIVGAAIGLTATDLTFLTGACLFTAGLATLLQTLGIWKIGARLPFVNGVTFAGVAPMTAIVASTEDKSDALPIIFGAVIVAGLIGFIAAPVFCKAVRFFPPVVTGTVITLIGISLLPVAFGWAQGPDPAAHDYGSATNLGLAAGTLVIVLLLRRFTRGFVKQIAVLLGLVAGTLIAIPFGATDFGPVADAAVIGFPTPFHFGAPQFQLAAILSLCVVMVVSMTESTADMLALGEIVDRPADEKTIAAGLRADTLGSAISPLFNGFMCSAFAQNIGLVAMTKIRSRYVVAAGGGFLVLMGLCPMAASLIAVVPRPVLGGAGVVLFGSVAASGIQTLVRAGLDKDNNVLIVAVSLAVGIIPITAPEFYHAFPETARIVLDSGISTGCVAAVLLNLVFNHLGRRDRDAHDVTHPMEAGEEITGVPRTPAAP from the coding sequence GTGGCCGACCACCCCGTTGACGAAAAACTCCCCGCGCTCAAGATGGCGACGACCGGCCTGCAGCATGTGGCCGCCATGTACGCGGGAGTCGTCGCCCCACCTCTGATAGTCGGCGCGGCCATCGGCCTGACCGCCACCGACCTGACGTTCCTCACCGGCGCCTGCCTGTTCACCGCGGGCCTCGCCACGCTCCTGCAGACCCTCGGCATCTGGAAGATCGGCGCCCGGCTGCCGTTCGTCAACGGCGTCACCTTCGCCGGTGTCGCCCCGATGACCGCGATCGTCGCCTCCACCGAGGACAAGTCCGACGCCCTGCCGATCATCTTCGGCGCGGTCATCGTCGCCGGGCTCATCGGCTTCATAGCCGCTCCCGTCTTCTGCAAGGCGGTCCGCTTCTTCCCACCGGTGGTGACGGGCACGGTCATCACCCTGATCGGCATCTCCCTGCTCCCGGTCGCCTTCGGCTGGGCGCAGGGGCCCGACCCGGCGGCGCACGACTACGGTTCGGCGACCAACCTGGGGCTGGCCGCCGGCACCCTCGTCATCGTCCTGCTGCTGCGGCGCTTCACCCGGGGCTTCGTCAAGCAGATCGCGGTGCTGCTCGGCCTGGTCGCGGGCACGCTGATCGCGATCCCGTTCGGCGCCACGGACTTCGGCCCGGTCGCGGACGCGGCGGTCATCGGCTTCCCGACCCCCTTCCACTTCGGCGCCCCGCAGTTCCAGCTCGCCGCGATCCTCTCCCTGTGCGTGGTGATGGTGGTGTCGATGACCGAGTCGACCGCCGACATGCTGGCACTGGGTGAGATCGTCGACCGCCCGGCGGACGAGAAGACCATCGCGGCCGGCCTGCGCGCCGACACCCTCGGCTCGGCGATCAGCCCGCTCTTCAACGGCTTCATGTGCAGCGCGTTCGCGCAGAACATCGGCCTGGTGGCGATGACGAAGATCCGCAGCCGCTATGTCGTCGCGGCCGGCGGCGGATTCCTGGTGCTGATGGGCCTGTGCCCGATGGCCGCCTCGCTGATCGCCGTCGTACCGCGCCCGGTGCTCGGCGGGGCGGGCGTGGTGCTGTTCGGCTCGGTCGCGGCCAGCGGCATCCAGACCCTGGTCCGGGCCGGCCTGGACAAGGACAACAACGTCCTGATCGTGGCCGTCTCCCTGGCCGTCGGCATCATCCCCATCACGGCGCCGGAGTTCTACCACGCCTTCCCGGAGACGGCGCGGATCGTCCTGGACTCGGGCATCTCGACGGGCTGCGTGGCGGCGGTCCTGCTGAACCTGGTCTTCAACCACCTGGGCCGACGCGACCGGGACGCCCACGACGTGACCCACCCGATGGAGGCGGGCGAGGAGATCACGGGCGTCCCCAGGACCCCGGCCGCACCGTGA
- a CDS encoding acyl-CoA thioesterase — protein sequence MSEPFSVPVTVRGYETDVQGHLNQSVYLNYAEHARWSLLQAAGISQSALIGGGVGPVALETTIRYKRELLAGDEVEVTCAFAWGEGKTFRIEQTVRKTDGTVAAEITAVGGLLDLKARKLVAEPQEHFRKLASDPGLFGL from the coding sequence ATGAGCGAGCCGTTTTCCGTCCCGGTGACCGTCCGCGGTTACGAGACCGACGTGCAGGGTCACCTCAACCAGAGCGTGTACCTGAACTACGCGGAACACGCCCGCTGGTCGTTACTGCAGGCCGCGGGGATCAGCCAGTCCGCCCTCATCGGCGGCGGCGTGGGCCCGGTCGCCCTGGAGACGACCATCCGCTACAAGCGGGAGCTGCTCGCGGGCGACGAGGTCGAGGTGACCTGCGCCTTCGCCTGGGGCGAGGGCAAGACCTTCCGCATCGAGCAGACGGTCCGCAAGACGGACGGCACGGTGGCGGCCGAGATCACGGCGGTCGGCGGCCTGCTGGACCTGAAGGCCCGCAAGCTGGTCGCGGAGCCCCAGGAGCACTTCAGGAAGCTGGCGTCGGACCCGGGCCTGTTCGGGCTCTAG
- a CDS encoding pyridoxal phosphate-dependent aminotransferase, whose product MEFRQSSKLSEVCYEIRGPVIEHANALEEAGHSVLRLNTGNPALFGFEAPEEILQDMIRMLPQAHGYTDSRGILPARRAVAQRYQTLGLEVGVDDVFLGNGISELISMAVQALVEDGDEILIPAPDFPLWTAVTTLGGGKAVHYLCDEQADWYPDLDDMASKITDRTKAVVIINPNNPTGAVYPKEIIEGILDLARRHGLMVFADEIYDQILYDDAVYHSVAALAPDLVVLTFSGLSKTYRVAGFRSGWLVVTGPRQHAKDYLEGLTMLASMRLCANAPAQYAIQAALGGRQSIRELTAPGGRLLEQRDVAWEKLNEIPGVTCVKPKGALYAFPRLDPKVHKIHDDEKFVLDLLLREKIQVVQGTGFNWPTPDHFRILTLPHADDLEAAIGRIGRFLGGYRQ is encoded by the coding sequence ATGGAGTTCCGGCAGTCGAGCAAACTGAGCGAGGTCTGTTACGAGATCCGCGGCCCGGTGATAGAGCACGCCAACGCGCTGGAGGAGGCCGGTCACAGCGTGCTGCGCCTGAACACCGGCAACCCCGCGCTCTTCGGGTTCGAGGCGCCGGAGGAGATCCTCCAGGACATGATCCGGATGCTGCCGCAGGCGCACGGCTACACCGACTCGCGCGGCATCCTCCCCGCCCGCCGCGCGGTCGCCCAGCGCTACCAGACACTGGGCCTGGAGGTCGGCGTCGACGACGTCTTCCTCGGCAACGGCATCTCCGAGCTGATCTCGATGGCCGTACAGGCGCTGGTCGAGGACGGCGACGAAATCCTCATCCCCGCACCGGACTTCCCGCTCTGGACGGCGGTGACGACCCTCGGGGGCGGCAAGGCGGTCCACTACCTCTGCGACGAGCAGGCCGACTGGTACCCCGACCTGGACGACATGGCGTCGAAGATCACGGACCGCACCAAGGCCGTGGTCATCATCAACCCCAACAACCCCACCGGCGCGGTCTACCCGAAGGAGATCATCGAGGGCATCCTCGACCTCGCCCGCCGCCACGGCCTGATGGTCTTCGCCGACGAGATCTACGACCAGATCCTCTACGACGACGCCGTGTACCACTCGGTCGCGGCGCTCGCACCCGACCTGGTCGTCCTGACCTTCTCCGGCCTGTCGAAGACGTACCGGGTGGCGGGCTTCCGCTCCGGCTGGCTGGTGGTGACGGGCCCGAGGCAGCACGCGAAGGACTACCTGGAGGGCCTGACGATGCTGGCCTCCATGCGGCTGTGCGCCAACGCGCCCGCCCAGTACGCCATCCAGGCCGCGCTCGGCGGCCGCCAGTCCATCCGCGAACTGACCGCGCCCGGTGGCCGGCTGCTCGAACAGCGGGACGTGGCCTGGGAGAAGCTCAACGAGATCCCCGGCGTGACGTGCGTGAAGCCGAAGGGGGCGCTGTACGCGTTCCCGCGCCTCGACCCCAAGGTGCACAAGATCCACGACGACGAGAAGTTCGTCCTGGACCTGCTGCTGCGGGAGAAGATCCAGGTGGTGCAGGGCACGGGCTTCAACTGGCCGACCCCGGATCACTTCCGCATCCTGACCCTGCCGCACGCGGACGACCTGGAGGCGGCGATCGGGCGGATCGGACGCTTCCTCGGCGGGTACCGGCAGTAG
- a CDS encoding winged helix-turn-helix transcriptional regulator, with product MPPRRSYDQYCSAARALDVVGDRWTLLIVRELLAGPRRYTDLHADLPGVSTDVLASRLRDMERDGLATRRRLPPPGAAYVYELTARGRELLPVLQALGEWGQAELGERRPTDAVRAHWFALPLLRLLDGEGLVEVRLEEGLFHLHAGAEEGLVYGDGPAPGEPDARLVLDTGTCTALSRGELSLARAVREGRVEVSGEGTLAKALREA from the coding sequence ATGCCACCTCGCCGAAGCTACGACCAGTACTGTTCCGCCGCTCGCGCCCTCGACGTCGTCGGCGACCGCTGGACCCTGCTGATCGTCCGGGAGCTCCTCGCCGGTCCCCGCCGCTACACCGACCTGCACGCGGACCTGCCCGGCGTCAGCACGGACGTACTCGCCTCCCGGCTCAGGGACATGGAACGCGACGGCCTGGCCACCCGCCGCCGGCTGCCGCCTCCCGGCGCGGCTTACGTGTACGAACTCACCGCCCGGGGCCGTGAGTTGCTGCCCGTGCTCCAGGCGCTGGGGGAGTGGGGGCAGGCGGAACTCGGCGAGCGGCGGCCGACGGACGCGGTGCGGGCGCACTGGTTCGCCCTGCCGCTGCTGCGCCTGCTGGACGGGGAGGGACTCGTCGAAGTCCGCCTGGAAGAGGGGCTGTTCCACCTGCACGCCGGTGCCGAGGAGGGGCTCGTGTACGGCGACGGGCCCGCCCCCGGGGAGCCGGACGCCCGGCTGGTCCTGGACACCGGCACGTGTACGGCGCTCAGCCGGGGGGAGCTGAGCCTGGCCCGGGCCGTGCGGGAGGGCCGGGTCGAGGTGAGCGGCGAGGGCACGCTGGCCAAGGCGCTCCGCGAGGCATGA
- a CDS encoding IucA/IucC family protein encodes MHRSPTAEAEVADELAVVRPGLLPRYEAELPGARAAVLSRLWRGLAHDPLPWVTRGEQGRDGLTLYLSDGRRLHGPQPDPYATGAYVSVVRLDEAEYDDPARLMTDLAVPHSASFAAELGHSVASLALSRAGQEGRATDAWPRSDWEWEQRIVDGHPFHPTCRSRPGFSVAEQLAYGPEHRPLVELGLVPVRAQECLVTGAWPRDLRDGERVVLPVHPWQAAHVLKRVCEERRAGHPLMALRTLALPGGPHVKTSLSARLTSSVRDISLPSVAASAVLSEFAGTPAAHTDGLLHMTRTLGAAAAGSPDFAAVLREPPETYARDGERVLPVAALATTDLPRSPAWLAGFARLALTVGLRLLELGVALEAHGQNLLVILSPAGDPLRLVYRDLADIRVSPARLVRHGITVPDLPARMVTDDERTLRRKLFGSLVAGALAGTAGSGAALTEALETAVRDLPRGPDLAALRADPLPTKALTLMRLSPQTARDQWAELPNPLV; translated from the coding sequence GTGCACCGTTCCCCCACCGCCGAGGCCGAGGTCGCCGACGAACTGGCCGTCGTGCGACCCGGTCTCCTGCCGCGGTACGAGGCCGAACTGCCCGGCGCCCGGGCGGCCGTGCTGTCCCGTCTGTGGCGCGGTCTCGCCCACGATCCGCTGCCCTGGGTCACGCGCGGCGAGCAGGGCCGGGACGGGCTGACCCTGTACCTGTCCGACGGCCGCCGGCTGCACGGCCCGCAGCCGGATCCCTACGCGACCGGCGCGTACGTCTCCGTCGTACGGCTCGACGAGGCGGAGTACGACGATCCGGCCCGGCTGATGACCGACCTCGCCGTACCGCACTCCGCGTCCTTCGCCGCCGAGCTCGGGCACAGTGTCGCCTCGTTGGCGCTGTCGCGAGCGGGGCAGGAGGGGCGCGCGACGGACGCGTGGCCCAGGAGCGACTGGGAGTGGGAGCAGCGGATCGTCGACGGGCATCCGTTCCATCCCACCTGCCGGTCCCGGCCCGGTTTCTCGGTGGCCGAACAGCTCGCCTACGGGCCCGAGCACCGGCCGCTGGTGGAGCTGGGGCTGGTGCCGGTGCGGGCGCAGGAGTGCCTGGTGACGGGCGCGTGGCCGCGGGATCTGCGGGACGGGGAGCGGGTGGTGCTGCCGGTGCACCCGTGGCAGGCGGCGCACGTGCTGAAGCGGGTGTGCGAGGAGCGGCGCGCCGGGCATCCCCTCATGGCGCTGCGGACGCTCGCGCTGCCCGGCGGGCCGCACGTCAAGACCTCGCTCAGTGCCCGGCTGACGTCGTCGGTGCGGGACATCTCGCTGCCCTCGGTCGCGGCGTCCGCGGTGCTGTCGGAGTTCGCCGGGACGCCGGCGGCGCACACCGACGGCCTGCTGCACATGACCCGCACCCTGGGCGCGGCGGCGGCCGGCTCTCCCGACTTCGCGGCCGTCCTGCGGGAGCCGCCGGAGACGTACGCGAGGGACGGCGAACGGGTCCTGCCGGTGGCGGCGCTCGCCACCACCGACCTCCCCCGCTCCCCCGCCTGGCTGGCCGGCTTCGCGCGCCTCGCCCTCACCGTCGGTCTGCGGCTGCTGGAGCTGGGCGTGGCCCTGGAGGCGCACGGCCAGAACCTCCTGGTGATCCTGTCGCCGGCGGGCGATCCGCTGCGGCTGGTCTACCGCGACCTGGCCGACATCCGCGTCAGTCCCGCCCGGCTCGTCCGGCACGGCATCACGGTGCCCGATCTGCCCGCCCGGATGGTCACGGACGACGAACGCACACTGCGGCGCAAGCTGTTCGGCTCGCTGGTGGCGGGAGCGCTGGCCGGTACGGCAGGGTCGGGGGCGGCGCTCACGGAGGCGCTGGAGACGGCCGTACGGGATCTGCCCCGCGGCCCGGACCTCGCGGCGCTGCGCGCGGACCCGCTGCCCACCAAGGCGCTGACGCTGATGCGGCTGTCGCCGCAGACGGCCCGGGACCAGTGGGCGGAACTGCCCAACCCCCTTGTCTGA
- a CDS encoding IucA/IucC family protein, whose protein sequence is MERVDLMPPPDGDDSAHGASVPGDLAQDDPVTSDLAERADAYAAVPLLNCLLREVARPVSEPGEHRVHHLPGGDRLLRVRGTRRPAEPEVRVGDGWHRVGHTELVKLVAEELRRHTGLSNHELPAEMIDSRDAVAALLAARARAIPPDDPYLRSEQCLLTGHTHHPAPKARGGGPAAGWLPYAPEAYARFPLTLLGLREDTVVEEGDTSALDALGTAPPGYRLLPAHPWQLDLAGPELADAFADGRLVRLGTTAFDTWPTAAIRTLYAPGHDLFLKFSLDVRITNDIRRLWRHDLLALRRTDTAVCAAFETFEGPPAWLSDRGYRTADFAFEALAVLVRDGFGDRLLPGATPLLAAGLVEGFDGSPLDGAADPEAWWAAYLAQVVPPALRAFARHGVVIEAHLQNTLVAVDAGGTPVQALYRDAEGVKLLPDVDREAGWERLVYCLVVNHLGEIAGALAERHPGLDPWPAARRELARHDVPEIPALLASPTLPGKTNLLLRWTGADGAAARYLPLPNPLRGA, encoded by the coding sequence GTGGAACGCGTGGACCTCATGCCCCCGCCCGACGGCGACGACTCCGCCCACGGCGCATCCGTCCCCGGCGACCTCGCCCAGGACGACCCGGTCACCAGCGATCTCGCCGAACGGGCCGACGCGTACGCCGCCGTGCCGCTGCTGAACTGCCTGCTGCGGGAGGTCGCGCGGCCGGTGAGCGAGCCGGGCGAGCACCGGGTCCACCACCTGCCCGGCGGGGACCGCCTGCTGCGCGTGCGCGGCACGCGGCGGCCCGCCGAGCCCGAGGTCCGCGTGGGCGACGGCTGGCACCGCGTCGGCCACACCGAGCTGGTCAAACTCGTCGCGGAGGAACTGCGCCGGCACACCGGGCTGTCCAACCACGAACTGCCCGCCGAGATGATCGACAGCCGGGACGCCGTGGCCGCGCTGCTGGCCGCCCGCGCCCGGGCGATCCCGCCCGACGACCCCTATCTGCGCTCCGAGCAGTGCCTCCTCACCGGCCACACCCACCACCCGGCCCCCAAGGCGCGCGGCGGCGGCCCCGCCGCCGGCTGGCTGCCCTACGCGCCCGAGGCCTACGCCCGCTTCCCGCTGACCCTGCTCGGGCTGCGCGAGGACACCGTCGTCGAGGAGGGCGACACGTCGGCCCTCGACGCCCTCGGCACGGCCCCGCCCGGCTATCGGCTGCTGCCCGCCCACCCCTGGCAGCTCGACCTGGCCGGTCCCGAGCTCGCCGACGCCTTCGCGGACGGCAGACTCGTCCGGCTCGGCACGACCGCCTTCGACACCTGGCCGACGGCCGCGATCCGCACGCTCTACGCGCCGGGGCACGACCTCTTCCTGAAGTTCAGCCTGGACGTGCGCATCACCAACGACATCCGCCGGCTGTGGCGCCACGACCTGCTCGCCCTGCGCCGGACCGACACGGCGGTGTGCGCCGCCTTCGAGACGTTCGAAGGCCCCCCGGCCTGGCTCAGCGACCGGGGGTACCGCACCGCCGACTTCGCCTTCGAGGCCCTGGCCGTCCTCGTCCGGGACGGCTTCGGAGATCGTCTCCTGCCCGGTGCGACCCCGCTGCTCGCCGCCGGTCTCGTCGAGGGCTTCGACGGCAGCCCGCTCGACGGGGCCGCCGACCCCGAGGCGTGGTGGGCGGCGTACCTGGCGCAGGTGGTGCCTCCGGCCCTGAGGGCCTTCGCCCGGCACGGTGTCGTCATCGAGGCGCACCTCCAGAACACCCTGGTCGCCGTGGACGCCGGCGGCACGCCCGTGCAGGCGCTGTACCGGGATGCCGAGGGCGTGAAACTCCTGCCCGACGTGGATCGGGAAGCCGGCTGGGAGCGGCTCGTGTACTGCCTGGTCGTCAACCACCTCGGCGAGATCGCCGGCGCCCTCGCGGAACGCCACCCCGGCCTCGACCCCTGGCCCGCCGCCCGCCGCGAACTCGCCCGCCACGACGTCCCCGAGATCCCCGCCCTGCTCGCCTCGCCCACCCTCCCCGGCAAGACCAACCTGCTGCTC